Sequence from the Herbaspirillum sp. meg3 genome:
GTTCCAGAGGCGGTGCGCGCCAGATCCTTGAGCGCCGACACCACTTCCTTGTGCGACTCCGGCGACATTGCCCCCAATCCATCGCGCAAGGTATTGCGCAGTTGGGCTTCGTCGCTTCCTTCGGCGCCATCCAGATTCAACGACGAGAAAAAAGTCGACATCGGAATCTGTTCCTTGCTGCGGGCTTCCCCCATCGTGCCCTGTGCATGGGAAATGGCTGCACTCGCCAGGGAAGGTGCGTTGCTGAAAATTTGCATTGTGTATCCTTTCAATAAATTGAGTACTGCTGAATCAGGCGGAACGTGCGCCGCGCACGGCGCGCGCCACGGCCACGCCAGTGCTGGTGCGCTGGTTGATGGCCTCGCTGGCGCGACTGAAAAATCCCTGCGATACCGTGAATGCGTTCTTGAACTGCTCCAGCAGATTGGCGAACATGTCATGCAGCAGATCCAGTTCGCTCATGGTGAACTTCATGCCTGCCACGGCTTTCGCGACTTTCATGTTGGCGTCTTGGACGCCGACTTCAAGGCCCCCGTTGATGGTGGTCTTGCCCAGGTTGACGCCGGCCGACACGCGCCCCAGGTTGCTGGCGTACATCTGCTTGCTGGTCACATCCGTAGACAGGCCCAGGCGCTGCGAAACGGCGTCGAACATCTTGCTTGCCGCGCTCGACACCTGCTTGGCCATTTGGGTAATCGACTTCTTCAGCATTTCAGGCACCAGCTTGGCGATCGTCTTTTCCAGCACCTTGGTCAGCACCGAACTCAGTTTGCCGACCACGTTGGATACCGCGCTGGCGATGGCGCCGCCGGCACCGGTGACGGCCAGCACCACGACCGCCGCAGCGATGGCGACCGAGACCGCGATCATGGCGGCCATCTTGGCGGTCTGCGCATCCATGCCCAGGCCTTCCATCATGGCGGCGACCTTGTCCATGACGAATTGCAGCAGCGGTTGCAGCAACTTCATCAGGGGCTTCAAGGCCTCTTGCATGAAGGACTTGCCGGTCACCGCCTGGCAGACTTCGTCGGCCACCATCAAGGCCAGGCCGATGCCGGCCAGCGCCAGGCTGGCGCCGCCGGTAAAGGCCGCACCGATAACCGCGACCGCCGTCACCACCGCACCGAGGATCTTGCCGACGCAGCCCATGGCTTTGTTCATCGCCTCAGCCTTGGCCAACTCCTTCTCGGCTTTTTCGGCATCCTTGGCCAACTTCTTGACGCGCACGTCTTCCTGCACTTTCAGCAGTTCGCGCTGCATCTCCGAGCGCGTTTCACCGGTCTTGAGCAGCAGTTCACCCAATTGCATCATCAGGGTCAGCATGCGCGTGATGTTGCTGACGTCGTTTTCCACCGCCGTGCGCGGCACGTCCACGCCCTGTATGTTGGCGCGCGACAGCAGCTCATCAGTCACCTTTTGTAATTCAAGCACATGGTCTTGCTGCGCCTGCACTGCATTCTTGACGCCGGCCAGTTCGTTCTTCGCCGCCCCCAACGCCTCACGCAAGGCGTCGCTGCTCTGCAACGCCGCCTCGTACTCCTGGGTGTCCGGCTCCAACGTCGCCAGCTCCGCCTCGGCGTCGGCCAGTTGCTGCTCCAGCGCTTTGACCTTGTCGGTCGCGCCGGGGAGTTTGTCTTTCAAGGCATCAAGCTGGTCGATGGCTTCGGCGACGGCATTCTGAGCCGCTT
This genomic interval carries:
- the sctE gene encoding type III secretion system translocon subunit SctE; translated protein: MNMAHVGAQGAQLDFLSNQPMSKRAEQLTTMPPAILKEAERAAQELAALIADAAEEDPASGKQRRNSNAAKPQLTPPRQAAARSAAPADTAADSRKAGLLLASMMSALEQANLSKLAFNAHSAATRDAVRNAGNARLAEEYEAAQNAVAEAIDQLDALKDKLPGATDKVKALEQQLADAEAELATLEPDTQEYEAALQSSDALREALGAAKNELAGVKNAVQAQQDHVLELQKVTDELLSRANIQGVDVPRTAVENDVSNITRMLTLMMQLGELLLKTGETRSEMQRELLKVQEDVRVKKLAKDAEKAEKELAKAEAMNKAMGCVGKILGAVVTAVAVIGAAFTGGASLALAGIGLALMVADEVCQAVTGKSFMQEALKPLMKLLQPLLQFVMDKVAAMMEGLGMDAQTAKMAAMIAVSVAIAAAVVVLAVTGAGGAIASAVSNVVGKLSSVLTKVLEKTIAKLVPEMLKKSITQMAKQVSSAASKMFDAVSQRLGLSTDVTSKQMYASNLGRVSAGVNLGKTTINGGLEVGVQDANMKVAKAVAGMKFTMSELDLLHDMFANLLEQFKNAFTVSQGFFSRASEAINQRTSTGVAVARAVRGARSA